One window of Hydractinia symbiolongicarpus strain clone_291-10 chromosome 3, HSymV2.1, whole genome shotgun sequence genomic DNA carries:
- the LOC130635672 gene encoding ras-related and estrogen-regulated growth inhibitor-like codes for MSYHHSKLVIRITVLGDKGVGKTSLVKSYLGKTCGEDYALIDTAYTCDAVIEGANVTQQILDSDGKNSAVTAWAHGVIIVYAANKRESFEKARELIETTKSITMKNATIMLVANKVDLPERKVSLEEGQKLATHSNCNYIELSTLQNDGAMKSVFYSLSHEIIEKRGLRYKHHSGTPQRVRRVFQALTHYRDKRRSYTSYI; via the exons ATGAGTTATCATCATTCAAAGTTGGTCATTAGAATCACCGTGTTGGGCGACAAAGGCGTTGGCAAAACCA GTTTAGTGAAAAGTTACCTCGGCAAAACTTGTGGCGAAGATTATGCGTTAATCGACACAGCATACACTTGTGACGCCGTCATCGAAGGCGCAAATGTCACGCAACAAATATTAGATTCAGATGGAAAG AATTCTGCCGTGACAGCTTGGGCGCATGGAGTTATTATCGTGTACGCAGCCAACAAACGAGAGAGCTTCGAGAAAGCTCGGGAACTTATCGAAACAACTAAATCGATAACGATGAAGAACGCCACCATAATGTTAGTTGCAAACAAAGTAGACTTACCCGAAAGAAAAGTATCACTTGAAGAAGGGCAAAAACTAGCTACTCACAGCAACTGCAACTATATCGAACTATCTACTTTACAAAATGACGGAGCaatgaaaagtgttttttacTCTCTCTCGCACGAGATCATTGAAAAACGCGGTTTACGGTATAAACACCACAGTGGAACACCTCAGAGGGTGCGACGAGTATTTCAAGCACTCACGCATTATCGTGATAAGAGACGCAGCTACACAAGCTACATATAA